Proteins found in one Methylophilaceae bacterium genomic segment:
- a CDS encoding HAD-IA family hydrolase — translation MKISAVLFDIGGVLIELNGLPSLAKLLDSQQSHDEIYKNWMSSPAVIAHETGKISSDVFAERIVKDLNINLSPDAFMANFATWIVGTFPNTFDLLHAIPDDITLAALSNTSQAHWVHVEATGLTESLDHLFLSHEIGHLKPEHQAFAVAATGLQLPAEEIIFFDDNIDNVNAANAFGFHAYQAFNPEQVKQVLMQYKLV, via the coding sequence ATGAAAATATCAGCTGTTCTTTTTGATATTGGTGGTGTACTTATTGAGTTGAATGGATTGCCTTCACTGGCGAAATTGTTAGACAGTCAACAATCTCATGATGAAATTTATAAAAATTGGATGTCCTCTCCCGCTGTGATTGCACATGAAACAGGCAAAATTTCTAGCGATGTGTTTGCAGAACGAATCGTCAAAGATTTAAACATTAACTTGAGCCCAGATGCTTTTATGGCAAACTTTGCCACATGGATAGTAGGCACCTTCCCCAATACTTTCGATTTGCTCCACGCCATACCAGATGATATTACCCTTGCCGCCTTAAGTAATACAAGTCAGGCACATTGGGTACATGTAGAGGCAACTGGGCTAACGGAGAGTTTGGATCATTTGTTTTTGTCTCATGAAATTGGCCACCTTAAACCAGAACACCAAGCCTTTGCGGTAGCCGCTACAGGGCTGCAGCTACCAGCCGAAGAGATTATCTTTTTTGACGATAATATTGATAATGTCAATGCCGCGAATGCGTTTGGTTTTCATGCATACCAAGCATTTAATCCAGAACAAGTGAAGCAAGTATTAATGCAATATAAACTGGTGTAA
- the rpsF gene encoding 30S ribosomal protein S6 encodes MRHYEVVFIVHPDQSEQVPAMIERYRTMISGNKGTIHRLEDWGRRQLAYPINKIHKAHYVLMNIECDQETLAELELGFKFNDAVMRHLTFSTKTAVTEPSPMMKEEKSKSVLSGDSAKEAPATEEATAE; translated from the coding sequence ATGCGTCACTACGAAGTAGTATTTATCGTGCATCCTGATCAAAGCGAGCAAGTGCCTGCAATGATTGAGCGTTATCGCACCATGATTAGCGGCAACAAAGGCACTATTCACCGTTTAGAAGACTGGGGCCGTCGACAATTGGCTTACCCAATCAACAAAATTCATAAAGCACATTATGTGTTAATGAATATCGAGTGTGATCAAGAGACATTAGCAGAGTTAGAGCTGGGCTTTAAATTTAATGATGCCGTCATGCGTCATTTAACTTTTAGCACAAAAACAGCGGTAACTGAGCCTAGCCCAATGATGAAAGAAGAGAAATCTAAATCAGTATTGAGCGGTGATTCAGCAAAAGAAGCGCCTGCGACAGAAGAGGCGACAGCAGAGTAG
- the priB gene encoding primosomal replication protein N, with protein MNKLAISGEVTQIEALRYTPAGLPLLSFVISHVSEAIEAGLKRKVECEIKAVVIGDLAKTNIQLGTTLRALGFLAKRSAKSTQLVLHIKNIELI; from the coding sequence GTGAATAAGCTGGCAATAAGCGGGGAAGTGACTCAGATTGAGGCTTTACGTTATACACCAGCAGGTTTGCCGTTGTTGAGTTTTGTGATTAGCCATGTTTCAGAAGCTATTGAAGCTGGCTTAAAGCGTAAAGTAGAATGTGAAATAAAAGCGGTTGTAATTGGTGATTTAGCTAAAACCAACATTCAACTAGGTACCACACTACGCGCACTAGGATTTTTGGCAAAGCGTAGCGCAAAAAGCACACAATTGGTATTGCATATAAAGAATATTGAACTGATATAA
- the rpsR gene encoding 30S ribosomal protein S18 produces the protein MARDMYKRRRYCRFSAEGIKEVDYKDVDLLKDFISENAKIIPARMTGTKAKYQRQLTSAVKRARFLALLPYTDKHPG, from the coding sequence ATGGCAAGAGATATGTATAAACGCCGCCGTTACTGCCGTTTTAGTGCAGAAGGCATTAAAGAAGTGGATTATAAAGATGTGGATTTGCTGAAAGATTTTATTTCAGAAAATGCAAAAATTATTCCAGCGCGTATGACTGGCACAAAAGCTAAATACCAACGTCAATTAACCTCAGCAGTTAAACGTGCACGTTTCTTAGCGTTGTTACCATACACTGATAAACACCCAGGCTAA
- a CDS encoding aminotransferase class I/II-fold pyridoxal phosphate-dependent enzyme — MKLESIALHHGYTSETTTKAAAVPIYQTTSYTFDNTQHGADLFDLKVPGNIYTRIMNPTTDVLEQRVAAMEGGIAGLALASGMAAITYAIQCICEVGDNILSTSQLYGGTYNLFAHALPRQGIEVRMLSYDDFSGFEKAIDSNTKAIFCESIGNPAGNIVDIQKLSEIAHRHGIPVIVDNTVATPYLCKPFELGADIVVHSLTKYIGGHGTSIGGMIVDSGKFDWVANKNRFAILNTPDPSYHGVIYTEALGAAAYIGRCRVAPLRNTGAAISPMNSFQILQGLETLGLRMERHCENAEQLAEYLQNHSKVSWVNYAALKNSEYHANCQKITNGKASGILSFGIKGGAKAGEQFIDALEMILRLVNIGDAKSLACHPASTTHRQLNEEELKKAGVSSDLVRISVGIENIDDIIADVSQALDKVT; from the coding sequence ATGAAGCTTGAATCTATCGCACTACACCACGGCTATACATCAGAGACAACAACTAAAGCTGCCGCCGTACCAATCTATCAAACAACCTCTTATACATTCGACAACACCCAGCATGGTGCTGATTTATTTGACTTAAAAGTGCCTGGTAACATTTATACACGCATCATGAACCCAACAACAGATGTATTGGAGCAGCGGGTTGCAGCAATGGAAGGTGGTATAGCCGGCTTGGCACTGGCTTCAGGTATGGCAGCTATAACCTATGCTATTCAATGTATTTGCGAGGTAGGCGACAATATTTTGAGTACAAGTCAACTTTATGGTGGGACATATAACTTATTTGCACACGCACTGCCAAGACAAGGCATTGAGGTGCGGATGCTTTCTTATGATGATTTTTCTGGATTTGAAAAAGCAATTGATAGCAATACAAAAGCTATTTTTTGCGAGTCTATTGGCAATCCTGCCGGCAATATTGTTGATATTCAAAAGCTTTCAGAGATTGCGCACAGGCATGGCATTCCAGTTATTGTCGACAATACAGTTGCTACACCCTATCTTTGCAAACCATTTGAACTGGGCGCCGATATTGTGGTGCATTCACTCACCAAATATATCGGCGGACACGGCACATCCATTGGCGGTATGATTGTCGATTCTGGTAAATTTGACTGGGTTGCCAACAAAAATCGATTTGCCATCCTAAATACACCCGACCCTTCTTATCACGGTGTTATTTATACGGAAGCATTAGGTGCTGCCGCGTATATTGGGCGTTGCCGCGTTGCGCCATTAAGAAATACAGGAGCAGCCATTTCACCAATGAACTCATTTCAAATTCTACAAGGCCTAGAAACATTAGGTCTACGTATGGAGCGTCATTGCGAAAATGCTGAACAATTGGCTGAGTATTTACAAAACCACTCCAAAGTTAGCTGGGTTAACTATGCAGCGCTAAAAAACAGTGAATACCATGCTAACTGTCAAAAAATAACCAATGGTAAAGCATCTGGCATTTTAAGTTTTGGCATTAAAGGTGGCGCAAAAGCGGGTGAGCAGTTTATTGATGCGCTAGAGATGATTCTGCGCTTAGTGAACATTGGCGATGCTAAGTCATTGGCTTGTCATCCTGCATCTACTACGCACAGACAGCTTAATGAAGAGGAACTGAAAAAAGCTGGGGTTAGTTCTGACTTAGTCCGAATCTCTGTTGGTATTGAAAATATTGACGATATTATTGCAGACGTTAGTCAGGCTTTAGATAAGGTAACCTAA
- the dnaB gene encoding replicative DNA helicase yields the protein MADEQLDALKLPPHSIEAEQSVIGGLLLENEALDKVADILNADDFYQHDHKTIYQHIARLIERNRPADIVTVAESLENTAELTAIGGIAYLGSLAQNTPTAANIRRYAEIVRERAVMRKLVTVGSDIAGSAFNPNGRDAQQLLDEAEAKIFQIAESGNRDNQGFQDIKALLPQVAEKIDELFSREDQSEVTGIPTGFADLDRMTSGLHGGDLIIVAGRPSMGKTAFSINMAENVAIDTGLPVAIFSMEMGATQLATRMIGSIGRLDQHRMRTGRLEDEDWEKLTTALGKLNEAPIFIDEGAGLSSFDVRARARRLHRQTGKLGLIVVDYLQLMAAPAGTRTENRATEISEISRSLKALAKELDVPVVALSQLNRGLEQRPDKRPVMSDLRESGAIEQDADLILFIYRDEVYNPDSTDKGTAEIIIGKQRNGPIGRVRLTFIGQHTRFEDFANADYMTDD from the coding sequence ATGGCTGATGAACAACTAGATGCATTAAAACTTCCCCCACACTCCATTGAGGCGGAACAGTCCGTTATTGGTGGCTTATTGCTTGAAAATGAAGCCTTAGATAAAGTCGCTGATATTTTAAATGCAGATGACTTTTATCAGCACGATCATAAAACTATTTATCAACATATTGCACGGTTAATAGAACGTAACCGTCCTGCTGATATTGTTACCGTGGCAGAATCTTTAGAAAACACGGCAGAACTAACTGCTATCGGCGGCATTGCTTATCTAGGCTCGCTGGCTCAAAACACGCCAACAGCAGCGAATATACGTCGTTATGCCGAAATCGTCCGCGAACGGGCAGTGATGCGTAAACTAGTCACTGTTGGTTCTGATATTGCAGGTAGCGCTTTTAATCCGAATGGCCGTGATGCACAGCAATTATTAGATGAAGCTGAGGCTAAGATTTTTCAAATTGCTGAAAGTGGTAATAGAGATAATCAAGGATTTCAAGACATTAAAGCGCTATTGCCACAAGTGGCAGAAAAAATTGACGAATTATTTTCCCGTGAAGATCAAAGTGAAGTGACGGGTATCCCAACGGGTTTCGCTGATTTAGATAGAATGACTTCAGGCTTGCATGGTGGCGATTTGATTATTGTGGCAGGTCGCCCATCAATGGGTAAAACTGCTTTCTCTATCAATATGGCGGAGAATGTAGCTATCGACACCGGCTTGCCAGTCGCTATCTTTTCCATGGAAATGGGGGCAACACAGCTTGCTACAAGGATGATTGGCTCTATTGGTCGCTTAGACCAACATCGCATGCGTACCGGTCGTTTAGAGGATGAGGACTGGGAGAAGCTGACCACTGCGCTAGGCAAACTTAATGAAGCGCCAATTTTTATTGATGAAGGCGCTGGATTAAGTAGCTTTGATGTGCGCGCAAGGGCACGACGTTTGCATCGTCAAACTGGAAAATTAGGCCTTATTGTGGTCGATTACTTACAATTGATGGCAGCGCCTGCAGGAACGCGCACTGAGAATAGAGCAACGGAAATTTCCGAAATTTCGCGTTCGCTCAAAGCATTAGCGAAAGAGTTGGATGTGCCTGTAGTGGCTCTATCGCAGCTAAATCGTGGTCTTGAGCAACGGCCTGATAAACGTCCAGTAATGAGTGATTTACGTGAATCGGGCGCGATTGAACAAGATGCAGATTTGATTTTGTTTATTTATCGTGATGAAGTATATAACCCAGATAGTACAGACAAAGGCACAGCAGAAATTATTATTGGCAAGCAACGTAACGGTCCAATTGGTCGGGTTAGGTTGACCTTTATTGGGCAACACACGCGCTTTGAAGATTTT
- the rplI gene encoding 50S ribosomal protein L9: protein MEIILLEKVANLGALGDIVKVKDGFGRNFLIPQGKAKRATESNKAEFEARRVELEKQQADILAAAKARADKLAGQTVEIAQKAGEDGRLFGSVTNHDIAAALTVAGTEVSKSEVRLPNGSLKAVGEFPVSIALHHDVVVDITVKVIAEA from the coding sequence ATGGAAATTATTTTATTAGAAAAAGTAGCTAATTTAGGCGCATTGGGCGATATCGTAAAAGTAAAAGATGGTTTCGGCCGTAACTTTTTGATACCACAAGGTAAAGCAAAACGTGCAACTGAATCAAACAAAGCTGAATTTGAAGCGCGCCGTGTAGAATTAGAGAAGCAACAAGCAGATATTTTAGCGGCAGCTAAAGCGCGTGCGGATAAACTAGCTGGTCAAACTGTTGAAATCGCACAAAAAGCAGGCGAAGATGGTCGCTTATTTGGTTCAGTGACTAATCATGATATTGCTGCTGCATTAACAGTGGCTGGTACTGAAGTGTCTAAATCAGAAGTGCGTTTACCTAACGGTTCACTTAAAGCAGTTGGTGAATTCCCAGTAAGTATCGCTTTGCACCATGATGTGGTTGTTGACATCACGGTTAAAGTGATTGCTGAAGCGTAA